Within the Siniperca chuatsi isolate FFG_IHB_CAS linkage group LG18, ASM2008510v1, whole genome shotgun sequence genome, the region ATATGATGTTGAGGGTACAGGTGCTGGGGTAGATCGTTTTCGTGCTGCGCGTGGAGTTTTGACCTTAGATCCCTTGGAAGCTGCTTTACCAGGTGGAGAATCGCTTGAAGGAGCAGTGTTGCTTTTCTCAGAAGGGATGCCTTTGGGTTTTCTGTCGGgtattggaaaataaaaattaatttttaatttaattacaatGGATAGATCCAATATAACTGGGGAAATTCAGATttcaacaaagtaaaaaaaagtactttttttttttttttttttacagttttttcctcaCCTACTACTAGCCCCCCTAGTCTGTTTAGTTTGTGCTCCTGTGCTGCTATCCTCAGGGTGCTTCCCACTCGTCAGAGTCTCTTTTTCAGTGTCTACATGATCACTTTGTTTCTGTGGCTCAGTGACGACCTCATCAACGGCTTCTGACTGCACAGAAGGCCCAGGAAGCTCCAAGTCCTGGGTGGTGTTTGTTTGGATGGGAATTGACTCTGCTTCCCTGGCAGCGAGGGTCTCCCTGGCTTGTTTCTTCCTTGTAGTATTGGGCTTAACCTGCAGTTTTGCTGGTTTAAAGAGAAACGGGTACATGATGAAAAAGACGGGTCCAATTTACTGAGAGTACATGTGATGAGTAAGTATTCATCTACTATTCAACTAAAAGGTCTAAatacagagggtgtcgtatactgtacagattgtaaagcctcatgaggcaaattgtgatttgtgatattgggctacataaataaaattgacttgagtTGACTACTACATACCTCCTCTTCCAGTGTCCATCTGCTTTGTAGGGGGAATTTCAGTCTCATCATTATTCTCTACAGTCTCTGGTAATTTGGATGACTGAACTGTAGTACTCTCTGTtccataaacacaaacaatccACGTTTACCATTTCTAATATGACATTAATCATTAGTTTAAATAAGTGACAGAATACTGCAAACACTCTACCATATGGATCCACTGGATTCTCCATGATCAAACCCTGgtgtgggagagaaaaagaaaatgtgtgacaaatgCTGACATTTTATCACACTGCAGCAACAAGTAGTTCCTTGCAACTTCACTTACTATATATGCAGCTGGGTCAGGACCAATATCTTTTACGTTGATGAGGCCTGTCTCACCACTCTCCTCCATGGATACAGGCACAGCGTCATTAGAGAGAGGCCCATCTCCCGCTGCTGCCAAACTCTCTCCCAGAACACTGCTGAGGGGTGAAGAAATTTGTAGAATCAGACACCAAACAAAACCAGATCCACGCCTGCACAAATGGGATGACCAGCTGATAAAAGGCAGGCACTAACCTCTGTTGCTGTATTGATGCATCTGTTACAGGAAGATAAGGGGGGGGCACAGACACACTGTCCACCACCTCCCCTGATGAGCAGACTGGTATCTCAGtcagagagaggatgaaaaaCGGTTCATCTGGATCTGAAGGTACCTGCTCCGACAAAactgagagtgagagtgagagtgagagatgtTTTAGCCATGGtgcatatactatatataattCACAGCACAAAATCAACTGATGGTGAGTGGAAGGTGATCTATAAATGACTTACTGTCAGGAAATATTGTGAGACTTTGGTTCTCTCCTGTAATTGATGTTGAAGCATCCTGGGAATGTGAAGAGAATCAGAGAGACACATTTGAGGATTAATTCTTGTGGTAAGAGCTTCTTGAAATTTGTGTTTGTACTACTACCACTTGGAGTGGCTGAAGCTGGACGTTTCACctatttattcattacttttaactacttcaaccatttatccattatgtttagctatttaaaatatttatccattacatttagctaactgtttactCTCTGCTCGCTTGCTACTATTTTCATGAAATCTCAATCGCAACATGTAGTGTTCAGTTGTTACAGCCGACTCaatatacagatttttttttctttattaaatcaaaatttctattttttttctcaaattagTTGAACTCCTCTACAATCTTTTCATGTACCCAATGGCAACTGCACAAATGCGAATCACTGCTATACAATATAAACTTGTGGTACATGGTAAAACAATATTGGTCTGTTGTTAAATATTTGGTCACGGCCAATATTAACAAGTTGAACAGGAATTTCAACACTAAAAGATACTGCAATCATACATGTAATGCTCACAAGATATGCCTCCTCctgtaaataatgtttaatATCTTACCTGAGTAGAATTGCCAGGTGCTTGTGTCAAACAGCCAAGAGAGGGCCCAGCATCATTTGAAGGAGAATTATGGTTACTACGTTGTTCAATAGCTCCCTCTACTGGTTCCTGAATGTCAGGTCGGAGTTCAGACACAGGTTTGTGGGAAACAGAAGCATCCGCTCCTTCTGAGCGAGTACCACAATCTGTGGAGGAAGAAGTATTAGTGGTCAACAAAGGTACTGCAGGGCCATGGATGGCAGTTATCCTGAAAATCTGCTCAGTATTCTTTGAGGTAAGGGAACTTCCATTTAAAAAAGTGTGTCAAACCTGCTTCTGCTTGTTTTGTATTGTGGACTTGTCGGGGTTGTGGAGGTTGGCTGCTGCGTCCCAGGTTGGGTTTGGGTTTAACAAGCCGGCCTCTACGAGTCTGAGGTGCTTTTCTTGATGACTTGGAAGAGTCGGTTTGCTCTGCCTGATTATCATCACTGCTTTAAGTGGAAAACAAACTGTTAAGAGAGAAACTAATAATTCCTTTAAAAACATTAGGCTGTAAATAAGACATGTTTTGAGGACAGAATCAGGACAATACGATTCATGTCGTACCTTTGGGCagttatttgattaatttcagTGGTTTCAGAACAttggtggactacatcttgacTTTGGGCTTTAGAGTCATTCTCTGAACATGGCTGTTGAGTGCTTTCTTTTGGATCTGGACTGGACTGTGTATTAGTAGAGAGTATAGGTTTAATTTTTAACTCTGTTGAACCATCTTCTGAAGACTGGACATCTGAAATTGCAGTTGGAACATCTGTTGGTTGGGTATTTGTCTCTGTAGCTCTAATTGACAAGTACTGTTTGCAGTCCCATTGTGAAGCAGGTCCAGCCTCCACCATGTCATTTTTTGAAGTTTTGTCCTGTGTGCATTCCTCTTCAACTGTGGGTTTTTCACTCCTCTTATTTTCAAGAACTGACTCTGTCAACATAGACTGATTCTCAGCAACACAAGACAATGCTGTAACGATACCATCAGAGGACGTACCCTTATCATTTGTGCTGTCTAGTGACTTCTCTGACTCTGCGGATCCTAACTTTGTTGAGCTGGGAAGTTCTGTATGTAATGAACAATGTGGTGATGTCAAATGcttgctgtctttctctgcgagtttcagttctgtttgtgcatttttattgtCCACAGACTGTTGCTCTGAGGTTACATTTGAAGAGGTGTCCCTATGAAGCTGTTCTGAGGGTTTACTGATATCATTTGACTGCAGTTTTGCCTGTGTAGTTCTAGTGGATGATCCTAAATTGGGTTTGGGTTTGACCTTGGGAAAGCGTTGTCTTCTTTGAGGTACATTTTGTTCTGAGTCTTGTGCACTTCCAGTATCTGTCTTCTGGTCCTCAGTTGACGAAAATTCCTCTGTTGGTTTATGAGTAGAGCATAATTCCAATGACTGTACTAAAACTGAAGCAGTGCCAGTACTTTGGCTTGGTTTTTCAGGAGGGGTGGTACTGCAAGTTGGCCATGCTTCTACCTCTGCTATTGTGTTGTCAGTGGATTCAGGCCTTGAAGATGGATTGGAGGGTTTCTCCACaagttgcatgtgtgtgacaggGTCTTTTGTGGTTTGAGGTTTAGACCGCACAGTAGATGTCTGTGGCAAATTGGGTTTTGGTTTGACTTTTTGTAATCGACCTCTCCTAGTCTGGCAAGTGACTTCACTCTCTTCTTTctgactgacaggtaactcTTCTGCATTTTTACAGATGTCTACAGGGTTGGAATGTACTGTTCTTGATGTCTGTGCTAGGTTGGGTTTGACTTTCTGGAATCGACTCTTCCTGGCCTGGTGAGTTGGTGCATCTTCACTCTCTTCTTTCTGACTGACAAGTAAATCTTCTACAGGTGTAACACATGAAGCAGGATGACTGCTGCTCTCTTGGACTGGGGCTGAGTCTATGTTGGTCCCTTGTCCAATCTGCAATTCTGTGACTGCTGGGTCAAATGTTACCAGGTTATTACAACTACTCTTAGTTGTCCCAACATGTGATATCAGTATTTCATCTATGGACTCAGATGTTGACCTTGAGTCTCTGGTGGCCAGTTCCAAAATGGGTTGACCCTGGTTTTCTGAGGCACTCTGATCTGATATTGCTGCACCTGATTTTACTTGACCAACAGACCTTTCTTGACTGCCAGACGGTTCTTCTGTAAGTTTGACTTCAATAGAAGAAATGTCATCTTTTAACAATTTTTGACTACAGTCTGCTATCTTAGGGGTTACTTTGGCAGCTGATAGTGTCTCAGTGGCTTGAGAAAGGTCAGGAGCAACTGTGTGGctctcttcagctgtccttACGGTTGTCTCTGGTTGGGATTTTGACTGAGCAGTCCTTGAGGCTTGGCCTAGGTTAGGTTTTGGTTTCACCTTGGATAAGCGTCCTCTCCTGGTTTGTGAAGAATTTTTCTTAGGGCTCTCTGGACTTGACTGCAATTGAGGGGTAGGGTCCATTTCAGAATTGTCTGTTGTGCTGCTTTGAAGCTCCACAGTGGCAACAGTTTCAGATGTTTCTGTGAATCCATGACCAGAAGTTGCAGACATATGAGGAGTGACACTGTTTTCCTCTTGTGCAGCAAGCTTTGATGCAATCTCTTCTTCTAGGTGTTGGCTGGTTTCATTCACACTGACTGATGCTGTCCCTGCAATTAAACATAATAGCACATtattaatttactgtaatttaatctaaaacaaatgaaatccaATTCCAATATAAGGAATTGTGTGGCTAACCTGTCATGTGATCTTGTATGGCTATTTGATTCTGTGCTGATTGAGAGAGGTGAGCCAGGTTGCCGATGGTCAACAGGGTTTGAGCAGCCTCATTGTAGCTCTCATCCTCAGATGCTAAAACAAACCCCCAAAAATGTATACTTTGAGACCatctaaatatacagtatactgtatctACACACACGTTTTCCACTCAGAGCTACTCAGAATACCTCTTCAACATACCTTCTGTCTGTTCTGAAGAAAGGAAGTCTATAACATCCTGCAAGGGAAACAATGTATTGTAAGTCACATCAAAAGCTCCCCATATCAGTCAGATTAGTTGTCAAAGGATGTGATGTATATGGAAAACATATATTACAGTAGCCCCAGTTACacttctttctcattttctttctacGTCTTTGTCAGTTGATTACACCTGGACACAAAAAGGTTGCTATGAGTTCTTCTcagcaaaatatgaaatatcaaGACTACATGCATCATTGTTAAAACTCAAACTTCTTGCTTATCTTCATTTAAAGTGTGCAAAAACTAAACTTAGCTGGAAAGTATGCTAAGTCACAATATGACAGTTTGATccaaccacaaacaaaatacatgcaCTAAAATTGAAAAGAGGGAGACATTGGGCCTTCTGTAGATAAAACTATGCAGATAGATTACATCAGATCTTCAAGATTAGATCTCAGAAATGATAGTAAAATGATAAGTGTAACTGGggataattatttaatttcactgGTATTACATTTTAGACATATAACACTTACAACCAGCAGGTCCAACTGATGTTCACAGGGTTCAGCTGTGTCATTTTGTGCCAGCTCAAAAGAGGCATCAGGGCACAGTGCATCTTGGGAGATGCCCAACACATCAGGCATATTGGCCAAGATATCAAGCTATGTGTGACATGGAGGGAGCCAGAGTGGAGGGTTTGAATTATGAAATGTAAAACcatgcacaaagaaaaacaaatgcaaagaaCACAAAAATGCTTGTTATAAGaatgatgtaaaaataaaattaatggaTGATGTGTATCACCAAAACATGATGGGAAACGGTTTCTCATACCTCCTCCATAGTCTCTTCCACCTCTGATATCATAGGATGTGGGGAGCGCAGGCTGGCAGGCACAAACACAGGGGCAATGCTGTCCTTACTGGAGCTACATGCAGggtgctgctcctcctccacctcttcttcctcccacTGCTTTTCATTATCCTCATCACTGTATTCTGACTGAGACGCCCTGAGGGTGACTAGTTTGGGCTTTTTGGACTCTTGGGCTGATTGTGGCTTTGATGATCTTCCCCTCTTGGCTGTGCATTTGGGTTTAGGCCTGGCAGCAGAAGCAGTGGAACCTGCTGGTGAGGCAGGAGTGGTTTCAAATGCAGAGGAGTGTGCATCCTCTTTGGCAGGGTAAGTCAAGGGCTTGGTGGGTTTGGGCACTCTCCCATACCTACAAAATACAATCACACACTGATGAACCCCTCCTATCTTATATCCAAAGTATTTTCTGTGGGAAATGGGAAAAAGAATGTTTCTGGATACAATGGTAAAATGGGAGTCATGAAATATGGGTAAACATGAAACATTGTACCTGGTAGGTCTTGGAGGTTGAACGGTGGCATCCTCTTCTTCAGAGGAGATGTCATCATTGGCTGACTTCCTCTTATTGGCCTGCCTTAAAGGTGATGTATCTTTATCTACCTAAAAGGTTAGCATAACTTTCAGTAAAGCAAAGTAATAATGGGTAGAAAGATCTGATGACtccaaactgaaataataaCCTGCTCTTTAGAGGCTCCATCACTCACACTCTCGTCCCCTTTATCTGACACAGTATCTTTGGCCTTTGTGGAGGGTGTTGGAGGCTTTTTACCCCACTTCCGGCCCAAAGGCAGTACTGGTTTTGGTGCTCTTCCTCGTGAGAGTTTAGCTGGCTTGATTGCGGTGTCCTTGGCTGCATTCACAGTCTCAGTCTTTTCAGACCTGAATATTAGGACAAAACAGAGAATTTTAATGCCAACTGAAGATGcataaaaaaactttatttaaaacaacatttttaaagtttcattACATGTCTGAATTTGTACGGTCTTCAGGAAGTGCTGCTTCAGCGTCTTCGGGTATGTAGGCCTCATCTCAGCATATTAAAGACAACAAAATTAAGCCGCAAGCAACAATCAACAAGGGCCACACACAAATGGAGAAACAGGGATAACTTTGAAGAAAAAAGGCCAGAAAGTTAATATGACcaaattttgaattttaaatattgcttgcCCTAGGACCATATGCATTGGTTTTCTAGAAATTTTGTTAAAACTTGTTAGACAAAGCTGGATCTACATTCTACACTGCAATGTTTGTgcacacatatgtacattatTTAAATCCACCAAGTTTTGTAACAATCGAGAACATTTTCTTGAAATAACTGGATGCTCCTTTAcctttttcattgcttttgtcacccgttttgtttttcttgtcatttgGTTCCTCAGTTGAGGCCTCCTGTCTATCATTTCTTTTGCGTTTCTTCTTAGGCTTAGAAATAGGGGTTCCTCCCTCATTACAGAGGtcctcattctctttctctccctcctccccctccaagTCAGGAATTtcattctcctcttcctcatcttcctcctccacatcaCTCAGCTTCTTTGAAGCTTTTTTGCCTGTAGAGGGGATTAGAACACATAAGGATTGTTTAATTGAGAAACTCAGGGAGAACAGTTGTTAAATCAGTACCCAAGAATAATATTTAAGTTATGAAGCAATAATATACAACTCACTGAGTATTAAAGTATGGAGAGATAGTTACCCTTTGCCTTTCTCTTGTGCTTCTTGGGGGAGTTCTTCTCAGCGAGTGATTTGagtttcttcctgtttttctgaACTTCCAGAATCTTCTCTAGCAGCTTAGAAAAATACTCTATGTCCAGTTTGCGCCTCTCTCCTACAAAACAATTGACAGTAAATGTTGCATCAAAGTCCTACGGAgtcccctaaaggtcatggcgagaattttttgaggactacttttgcattccctggcaatatgttttgcgttcccTCACAATAAactttcttcttccattccttcagaaccatatgtctatttgtaatggaaggtagtgtggagattctcaagttaatgcattgtgcattgtttatggacacctcaccttatatgatgttcattgcaaagaagttattaGTTAGCACATTATCgaacttctgggtaggagc harbors:
- the zgc:162472 gene encoding transcription factor TFIIIB component B'' homolog isoform X5 — its product is MFRRSRFSIRPNVGTAGRTAATPQEAPSVNQEASETPKDISESSTDTAVTDNKSVVNPSEKPTAPGDGNDQNGEGTSSSAAVQRRKRFSIKPKVAPGRPSTLARTPKSPVKAVSETPVEVPSLDLDKPTTSSQTGTAAAPQGLQSPRRQRPSEESKQPKVQPKPTLISSDSLGPLAIPPAEDSLEQTHLPADSSKQLESTSGSQVKEVPSRLPDKVPPSLPDKEAIEISEKAKTLVSKSGLSLSPPAFSLSRLLNDPSDLQRLAKARKLRELLRQEMHKEKKIKKSKARAKEYTLDPAKMTMRDLIRYLPVSNPMTSSLEDSAQENETVIPPSPGREESPERAQEPVVPPKIASPREEEEEEAEEEQEEALMVPQVKVAEDGSLIIDEESLTVEVLRAKGPNPAQDRDPVFERGSTTTYSSFRKGTYSKPWSSEETDMFFLAVSMVGTDFSMICQLFPHRARSEIKNKFKKEERENAWRIDKAFRERRKLDIEYFSKLLEKILEVQKNRKKLKSLAEKNSPKKHKRKAKGKKASKKLSDVEEEDEEEENEIPDLEGEEGEKENEDLCNEGGTPISKPKKKRKRNDRQEASTEEPNDKKNKTGDKSNEKDEAYIPEDAEAALPEDRTNSDMSEKTETVNAAKDTAIKPAKLSRGRAPKPVLPLGRKWGKKPPTPSTKAKDTVSDKGDESVSDGASKEQVDKDTSPLRQANKRKSANDDISSEEEDATVQPPRPTRYGRVPKPTKPLTYPAKEDAHSSAFETTPASPAGSTASAARPKPKCTAKRGRSSKPQSAQESKKPKLVTLRASQSEYSDEDNEKQWEEEEVEEEQHPACSSSKDSIAPVFVPASLRSPHPMISEVEETMEELDILANMPDVLGISQDALCPDASFELAQNDTAEPCEHQLDLLVDVIDFLSSEQTEGTASVSVNETSQHLEEEIASKLAAQEENSVTPHMSATSGHGFTETSETVATVELQSSTTDNSEMDPTPQLQSSPESPKKNSSQTRRGRLSKVKPKPNLGQASRTAQSKSQPETTVRTAEESHTVAPDLSQATETLSAAKVTPKIADCSQKLLKDDISSIEVKLTEEPSGSQERSVGQVKSGAAISDQSASENQGQPILELATRDSRSTSESIDEILISHVGTTKSSCNNLVTFDPAVTELQIGQGTNIDSAPVQESSSHPASCVTPVEDLLVSQKEESEDAPTHQARKSRFQKVKPNLAQTSRTVHSNPVDICKNAEELPVSQKEESEVTCQTRRGRLQKVKPKPNLPQTSTVRSKPQTTKDPVTHMQLVEKPSNPSSRPESTDNTIAEVEAWPTCSTTPPEKPSQSTGTASVLVQSLELCSTHKPTEEFSSTEDQKTDTGSAQDSEQNVPQRRQRFPKVKPKPNLGSSTRTTQAKLQSNDISKPSEQLHRDTSSNVTSEQQSVDNKNAQTELKLAEKDSKHLTSPHCSLHTELPSSTKLGSAESEKSLDSTNDKGTSSDGIVTALSCVAENQSMLTESVLENKRSEKPTVEEECTQDKTSKNDMVEAGPASQWDCKQYLSIRATETNTQPTDVPTAISDVQSSEDGSTELKIKPILSTNTQSSPDPKESTQQPCSENDSKAQSQDVVHQCSETTEINQITAQSSDDNQAEQTDSSKSSRKAPQTRRGRLVKPKPNLGRSSQPPQPRQVHNTKQAEADCGTRSEGADASVSHKPVSELRPDIQEPVEGAIEQRSNHNSPSNDAGPSLGCLTQAPGNSTQDASTSITGENQSLTIFPDILSEQVPSDPDEPFFILSLTEIPVCSSGEVVDSVSVPPPYLPVTDASIQQQSSVLGESLAAAGDGPLSNDAVPVSMEESGETGLINVKDIGPDPAAYIGLIMENPVDPYESTTVQSSKLPETVENNDETEIPPTKQMDTGRGAKLQVKPNTTRKKQARETLAAREAESIPIQTNTTQDLELPGPSVQSEAVDEVVTEPQKQSDHVDTEKETLTSGKHPEDSSTGAQTKQTRGASSRKPKGIPSEKSNTAPSSDSPPGKAASKGSKVKTPRAARKRSTPAPVPSTSYDVTPTPNPTMAPEETRSTFSPTSPTQTEVHIEQTSEHSQLCSDPTSSTSQCTAEVSASQQSDGVESSSIEEEPTSVSQYFLSDIFTEVEEG